The following proteins are co-located in the uncultured Draconibacterium sp. genome:
- a CDS encoding OmpH family outer membrane protein: protein MKKIILTVAVVFSLVVVSNAQKYAFIDSEYIMENIPAFTAAQEQLDQLSSQYQKELESMHAEVEQMYQDFQAESVLLSEDMKRKREDVIITKEKDYKQLQRKYFGPSGDLYKKRQGLVKPIQDDIFNAVQEIATDGSYAVIFDKAGGTTLFFTNPRYDLSDQVLQKLGYK from the coding sequence ATGAAGAAAATAATTTTAACCGTTGCAGTAGTTTTTTCACTTGTTGTTGTTTCAAATGCACAGAAATATGCATTTATCGACTCTGAATATATTATGGAAAACATTCCGGCTTTTACTGCAGCCCAGGAACAATTAGACCAGTTGTCGTCGCAATACCAAAAAGAACTGGAATCGATGCACGCAGAGGTGGAACAAATGTATCAGGATTTTCAGGCCGAAAGTGTACTGCTTTCTGAAGACATGAAACGCAAACGTGAGGATGTAATTATCACCAAAGAAAAAGACTACAAACAACTGCAAAGAAAATATTTTGGACCAAGTGGCGATTTGTACAAAAAACGCCAGGGACTGGTAAAACCAATTCAGGATGATATTTTTAATGCTGTTCAGGAAATAGCCACCGACGGAAGTTATGCTGTGATTTTTGACAAAGCAGGGGGCACAACCTTATTTTTTACAAATCCAAGATACGATCTTAGCGATCAGGTGCTGCAAAAATTAGGTTATAAATAG
- a CDS encoding OmpH family outer membrane protein, with product MRNLMKLMAVLVFTVTTIAATNAQTLKFGHIDLQALVQVMPERATAETEFNTFQGELEEILGEMQKDYQAKLAEFEALGTAASEIKKNAKVAEIQDIQQRIQNYQQTASQQIQQKQAELLQPVFDKAESAIADVAKEQGLIYVFDAGVGNRTILYKSNQSVDVLPLVKAKLGIQ from the coding sequence ATGAGAAATTTAATGAAATTGATGGCTGTGCTTGTGTTCACAGTAACTACCATTGCTGCTACCAACGCACAAACACTAAAATTCGGACATATTGATTTGCAAGCTCTTGTTCAGGTAATGCCGGAACGTGCTACAGCTGAAACAGAATTTAATACATTTCAAGGTGAATTGGAAGAAATTTTAGGTGAAATGCAAAAAGACTATCAAGCTAAATTGGCCGAGTTCGAAGCATTAGGAACAGCAGCATCTGAAATAAAAAAGAATGCTAAAGTGGCTGAAATTCAAGATATACAACAACGTATTCAAAACTATCAGCAAACAGCTTCTCAGCAAATTCAACAAAAACAAGCCGAACTTTTACAACCTGTATTCGATAAAGCTGAATCAGCAATTGCTGATGTTGCCAAAGAACAAGGTTTAATTTATGTATTCGACGCGGGTGTTGGAAACAGAACTATTCTTTATAAATCGAACCAAAGTGTTGATGTACTTCCTTTAGTTAAGGCTAAACTTGGTATTCAGTAA